A part of Desulfotomaculum nigrificans DSM 574 genomic DNA contains:
- a CDS encoding stalk domain-containing protein: protein MRKRGLVLLTVLIIALTIVTPAGATQIFIDGHQLKAPTAVENGTTLVPLRPIFQSLGANVTWDDGTKTVTATKGDLVLTLRIGYKTAYLNHQPIALQVPAKVIEGSTMVPLRFVSEALGADVNWDGTSKTITITSNSPPPQTNTVPNNQIFNDNSDPLYIAIRDGLRQAQAKVVFQSVNQGQYQMKQIQDIAQRVLIDHPDLNYVDSLEIRASYGREVEIEITFNYYFSRTKVKQMISAVDKKSLEIINTVIKPGMSDLEKEKALHDYIVLNTKYDYENYLRNTVPKESYTTYGVLINGVGVCQGYASAMWKLLTMAGLECKYITGTGIGSNGPEPHGWNRVKIDGRWYNLDTTWDDPVPDRPGQIRYKYFNLTDNEMMRDHTWDASQQ from the coding sequence ATGCGCAAAAGAGGTCTGGTATTGTTGACAGTCTTAATTATTGCTTTAACCATAGTTACACCGGCCGGAGCCACTCAGATTTTTATTGACGGCCACCAGCTTAAGGCTCCCACGGCGGTGGAAAATGGAACAACGTTAGTGCCGCTGCGACCAATATTTCAGTCTCTAGGGGCCAACGTTACTTGGGATGATGGGACAAAAACAGTCACCGCAACCAAGGGCGATTTGGTTCTCACACTGCGGATCGGGTATAAAACGGCCTACCTAAATCATCAGCCAATAGCCCTACAGGTGCCCGCCAAAGTAATAGAGGGCAGTACTATGGTGCCGTTACGCTTTGTTTCCGAAGCTTTGGGGGCCGATGTTAACTGGGATGGTACCAGCAAAACCATTACCATTACATCTAATTCGCCGCCACCGCAGACTAACACTGTTCCCAATAATCAAATTTTCAATGATAATAGTGACCCTTTATATATAGCCATTCGGGATGGATTGCGTCAGGCCCAAGCTAAAGTAGTATTTCAATCGGTTAACCAAGGCCAATACCAAATGAAACAAATTCAGGACATAGCCCAAAGAGTATTAATAGACCACCCTGATTTGAATTATGTAGATTCCTTAGAAATTCGAGCCAGCTATGGCCGGGAGGTAGAAATTGAAATAACATTTAATTATTATTTTTCCAGAACCAAGGTCAAACAGATGATTAGTGCGGTTGATAAAAAATCCCTAGAAATTATTAATACTGTTATTAAACCGGGCATGTCTGATTTGGAAAAGGAAAAAGCCCTGCATGATTATATTGTTCTAAACACTAAATATGACTATGAAAATTACCTGCGTAACACTGTGCCTAAAGAATCATATACAACTTACGGGGTATTAATTAACGGTGTCGGCGTTTGTCAAGGCTATGCTTCGGCCATGTGGAAACTCCTGACTATGGCTGGCTTGGAATGTAAATATATTACCGGTACAGGAATCGGCAGTAATGGACCGGAGCCCCACGGTTGGAACAGGGTTAAGATAGATGGCCGGTGGTATAACTTAGATACCACCTGGGATGACCCGGTACCGGATCGCCCCGGGCAAATCAGATACAAGTATTTTAATTTAACTGATAATGAAATGATGCGGGATCATACTTGGGATGCCTCTCAGCAGTAA
- a CDS encoding DnaJ family domain-containing protein, translating to MDIISLIAENKIREAIEKGELKNLPGQGKPLELEDLSHVPEDLRAGYKMLKNAGVLPEEMEIKKEIISLQKLMDCCYEEEKKNIIKKQLNEKILRFNLLMEKRAVSSPALSFYKDKIFDKFAGKD from the coding sequence ATGGATATCATATCTTTGATTGCTGAAAATAAAATTCGGGAAGCCATTGAAAAGGGTGAATTAAAAAATTTGCCCGGCCAGGGGAAACCTCTGGAACTGGAAGATCTCTCCCATGTCCCCGAAGATCTGCGGGCTGGGTATAAAATGCTTAAAAACGCCGGGGTGCTGCCGGAAGAAATGGAGATTAAAAAGGAAATTATTTCACTGCAAAAGTTAATGGACTGTTGCTATGAGGAGGAAAAGAAAAACATCATTAAAAAGCAATTAAATGAAAAAATTCTTAGGTTTAACCTTTTAATGGAAAAAAGAGCGGTCAGCTCTCCCGCTTTAAGTTTTTATAAAGACAAGATCTTTGATAAATTCGCAGGCAAAGACTAA
- a CDS encoding MBL fold metallo-hydrolase, which produces MTLTKLTGSVYVFQGPTNIGVIATPTEEAILIDSGLDESTARKVLRSVEQQGLQVKAIINTHSHADHIGGNAFVQARTGAAVYASPLEAPLIRYPQLEPTMLLGGANPWKDMRNKFLMAKPSLVTEELGGGPYTVCGRQLQIISLPGHSLDQIGVLADGVLFVGDAYISSHLLQKHGIPYNVNIKDYLNTLDKLVESHCDWFVPSHGEPTENITADIAANRSTVLSLVEHVASWLSEPLTAEELVAKLCTHLQVTPGNPGLFFLYRTAVMAYLSFLQEQERVQAVINDNKLVWQRR; this is translated from the coding sequence GTGACTCTTACCAAACTCACTGGTTCCGTGTATGTATTTCAAGGGCCAACTAATATCGGAGTAATCGCCACTCCTACCGAAGAAGCGATCCTGATTGACAGTGGGCTGGATGAATCCACTGCCCGCAAAGTATTACGGTCGGTTGAACAACAAGGACTACAGGTAAAGGCCATTATTAACACCCATTCTCATGCCGATCACATAGGTGGCAACGCTTTCGTTCAGGCCCGCACCGGTGCGGCTGTTTACGCTTCCCCGCTGGAAGCACCCTTAATCCGGTACCCCCAGCTGGAACCTACCATGTTGTTAGGCGGTGCCAACCCTTGGAAAGATATGCGGAACAAGTTTTTAATGGCTAAGCCAAGTTTAGTCACAGAAGAACTGGGGGGCGGCCCCTATACTGTCTGCGGCCGACAATTGCAGATTATTTCTTTACCCGGCCATAGTTTGGATCAAATCGGTGTACTGGCTGATGGGGTATTATTTGTGGGCGATGCCTATATTAGTTCACACCTGCTGCAAAAGCACGGTATCCCCTATAATGTTAACATCAAGGATTATTTAAATACCCTGGATAAGTTAGTGGAGTCACATTGTGACTGGTTTGTTCCTTCTCACGGTGAGCCTACCGAAAATATTACCGCTGACATAGCAGCCAATCGCAGTACCGTACTTAGTTTAGTGGAACACGTGGCAAGTTGGCTGTCGGAACCACTTACAGCAGAAGAGCTGGTGGCCAAATTATGCACCCATTTGCAGGTTACCCCCGGTAACCCCGGCCTGTTCTTTTTATACCGCACCGCAGTTATGGCCTACTTAAGCTTTCTACAGGAGCAAGAACGGGTACAGGCCGTTATTAACGATAATAAACTGGTATGGCAAAGGCGTTGA
- a CDS encoding YraN family protein, which translates to MGLDKKKLGNRAEDEATRYLIKLGWQIIERNYRCRLGELDIIARDERGTLVFVEVRSRSGVTHGSPEESVDYRKQKKLRMLGQQYLLARPQYINRPCRFDVLAITYHNNGGLASIKHIRNAL; encoded by the coding sequence ATGGGTCTTGATAAAAAGAAACTAGGTAACCGGGCCGAGGATGAGGCCACCAGGTATCTTATTAAATTGGGGTGGCAGATAATAGAAAGGAACTACCGATGTCGCCTGGGTGAACTGGACATTATTGCCCGAGATGAGCGGGGGACATTGGTGTTCGTGGAGGTACGGTCACGCTCCGGGGTGACCCATGGGTCACCCGAGGAAAGTGTTGATTATCGTAAACAAAAGAAATTAAGAATGCTGGGTCAGCAATATTTGCTGGCCCGCCCCCAGTATATTAATAGGCCCTGCCGGTTTGATGTGTTAGCTATCACTTACCATAATAACGGCGGCTTGGCATCCATTAAACATATCCGTAACGCACTTTAG
- a CDS encoding NADH-quinone oxidoreductase subunit N, with amino-acid sequence MHVDFSLLAPELAIAILGLVTMVLGLVVPSNARKGLGSFTLLGLLVVLGITIASWSNQGELLNGMYLVDWYSRFFKVLFLLAAILVILGSYRYSDENVEYHFEYYSIIIFTTLGMMIMASAGDFISLYLGLELMTMAFVILVALRSSEAKSLEAGMKYILLAGLSTAVLLYGLSLVYGATGTIIIREVAAKVGQGASPLLIMGLVMLVAGLGFKVSAVPFHMWTPDVYEGAPTPVTSYLAVGSKAASFAALLRIFVSGLPTLNDQWAMLVAVLAALSMVIGNLVAIPQTNIKRMLAYSSIAQAGYILVGLVTASPAGVKGVLFYSFLYLFATIGAFTVVAAVYNKIHSDEIKDYAGLAQRAPLAATVMLVCLLSMAGIPPLAGFVGKFYLFATVIRGYMWLAYIGLIMSMVSVYYYLRVVLVMFRDEPKDPSPIEMGSATNITLLIAMVATIVLGIYPGPLAQVTNLAAISFFLH; translated from the coding sequence ATGCATGTGGATTTTTCTCTATTAGCTCCTGAGCTGGCCATTGCTATACTGGGGTTAGTTACCATGGTTTTGGGTCTGGTGGTACCATCCAATGCCCGCAAGGGCCTGGGTAGTTTTACCCTCCTGGGACTACTGGTGGTACTGGGAATTACCATTGCCTCTTGGTCTAACCAGGGTGAGCTTTTAAACGGCATGTATCTGGTAGATTGGTACTCACGGTTTTTTAAGGTTCTGTTTCTACTGGCAGCTATTTTGGTGATATTGGGGTCGTACCGGTATAGCGATGAAAATGTAGAATATCACTTTGAGTATTATTCCATCATTATCTTCACCACATTAGGCATGATGATAATGGCCTCCGCCGGTGACTTCATTTCCTTATATTTAGGATTGGAATTAATGACCATGGCTTTTGTAATTTTAGTGGCCTTACGCTCCTCTGAGGCCAAGTCCCTGGAAGCCGGCATGAAGTATATCTTACTGGCCGGTCTCTCCACAGCAGTGTTATTATATGGTCTAAGTTTGGTTTATGGGGCCACCGGCACCATTATCATCAGAGAAGTTGCGGCCAAGGTGGGTCAAGGGGCATCTCCGTTGCTAATTATGGGATTAGTCATGTTAGTGGCCGGTTTAGGCTTTAAGGTGTCAGCGGTGCCTTTTCATATGTGGACGCCGGACGTTTATGAGGGGGCGCCGACACCCGTTACCTCTTACCTGGCGGTGGGTTCTAAAGCTGCTTCCTTTGCCGCCTTGCTCAGAATTTTCGTCAGCGGGTTACCGACACTGAACGACCAGTGGGCTATGCTGGTGGCTGTTTTAGCCGCTCTCAGTATGGTCATCGGTAACCTGGTGGCCATACCCCAAACAAATATCAAAAGGATGCTGGCTTATTCCAGTATTGCCCAGGCCGGTTATATTCTGGTGGGATTGGTGACCGCCAGCCCTGCCGGAGTCAAAGGGGTACTGTTTTATTCTTTCCTTTACCTGTTTGCAACTATTGGCGCCTTTACTGTGGTGGCGGCGGTATATAACAAAATTCACAGTGATGAAATAAAAGACTACGCCGGATTGGCTCAAAGGGCTCCTTTGGCGGCCACAGTGATGTTGGTATGCTTGCTTTCCATGGCCGGCATTCCACCTCTGGCTGGTTTTGTGGGTAAGTTTTATCTCTTTGCTACGGTTATCAGGGGGTATATGTGGCTCGCTTATATCGGGCTAATCATGAGTATGGTATCAGTGTACTACTACCTGCGTGTGGTATTGGTGATGTTCAGGGATGAGCCCAAGGATCCCAGCCCTATTGAAATGGGAAGTGCCACCAATATAACCCTGCTGATTGCTATGGTGGCTACTATAGTTTTAGGTATCTACCCCGGTCCTTTGGCCCAGGTAACCAACCTGGCTGCCATATCTTTTTTCCTGCATTAA
- a CDS encoding complex I subunit 4 family protein, translated as MNFPVLTVTLLAPILAALFIVFIPREEEKLCKSVAALGTGVALALSLYVYFAYNQNAGGLQFVDFGRPIPWIRDLGVSYFLAVDGLSLPMLLLTNLIGFAAVFASWNVNHRTKELMILLLILISGVMGTFLAQDLFIFLLFYEVVVIPIYIMVIIWGSSKRVTKEYAGMKLTIYLLIGSAFLLVGIIATFIKSIEITGTANMSFQALAQVDFPEQFQIYMFALMLLGFGSLLSMWPFHSWSPDGYAGAPTAVSMIHAGVLKKIGGYGLIRLAVFVMPLGAKFWAPWIAVLGVAGVAYAAMGALAQKDLKYVVGYSSVSHMGYVLLGIASLGIIGVNGAVANMFAHGVMAALFFSMIGFIYERTHTRWIPDMGGLSHQAPRLSVGFMMASMASLGLPGLISFVPEFTIFVESFKIFGWLAVIAIAGIIITALYVLRAGANTLFGPAKSEFSHIKDLRGPEMVPLVVLGSVLVIGGLLPSLLFDMVNSGVAPILAHINDALQIGGR; from the coding sequence ATGAATTTCCCTGTATTGACAGTAACTTTACTGGCGCCGATCTTGGCGGCCTTGTTTATCGTGTTTATTCCCAGGGAAGAAGAAAAGCTCTGTAAATCGGTGGCTGCCCTTGGTACCGGAGTGGCCCTGGCTCTTAGCCTTTACGTGTATTTTGCTTATAATCAAAACGCAGGAGGTTTACAGTTTGTTGATTTTGGCCGGCCCATCCCCTGGATCAGGGATTTAGGGGTGTCTTACTTCCTGGCGGTAGATGGTTTAAGCCTGCCCATGCTGTTGTTGACCAACTTGATTGGTTTTGCCGCGGTATTTGCTTCCTGGAACGTCAACCATAGAACCAAGGAGTTAATGATCCTACTGTTAATTCTAATATCAGGGGTCATGGGAACCTTCTTGGCTCAGGATTTATTTATTTTCCTGTTGTTCTACGAGGTTGTGGTTATCCCCATTTACATCATGGTTATCATTTGGGGTAGCTCCAAACGGGTAACCAAAGAATATGCCGGGATGAAGTTAACCATCTACCTGCTGATTGGGTCAGCTTTCTTACTGGTGGGGATTATCGCCACCTTTATCAAGTCCATCGAAATTACCGGTACAGCCAATATGAGCTTTCAAGCTCTGGCCCAGGTGGATTTTCCGGAGCAATTCCAAATCTACATGTTTGCTTTAATGCTGCTGGGTTTTGGCTCGCTGCTTTCTATGTGGCCCTTTCACTCATGGTCGCCGGATGGTTACGCTGGCGCCCCCACAGCAGTATCCATGATTCACGCCGGGGTATTGAAAAAAATCGGTGGATACGGATTAATCAGACTGGCTGTTTTTGTTATGCCTTTGGGGGCTAAATTCTGGGCCCCCTGGATTGCCGTGCTGGGTGTGGCGGGGGTTGCTTATGCTGCCATGGGAGCTTTAGCCCAAAAGGATCTTAAATATGTGGTGGGATATTCTTCGGTTTCCCACATGGGTTATGTGCTGCTGGGCATCGCTTCCTTGGGAATCATTGGCGTAAACGGCGCGGTAGCGAACATGTTTGCCCACGGGGTCATGGCAGCATTGTTCTTCTCCATGATCGGGTTTATTTACGAAAGAACACACACCCGCTGGATTCCGGATATGGGCGGCTTGTCCCATCAGGCACCCCGCCTGTCAGTGGGATTTATGATGGCCTCCATGGCCTCACTGGGATTACCTGGACTAATTAGCTTCGTGCCGGAGTTTACCATCTTTGTGGAGTCCTTTAAAATCTTTGGCTGGCTGGCAGTGATAGCCATTGCTGGTATCATTATCACCGCCCTGTACGTGCTGCGGGCTGGGGCCAACACCCTGTTCGGACCGGCCAAATCGGAATTCAGTCATATTAAAGATCTCCGGGGACCGGAGATGGTACCCCTGGTGGTATTGGGCAGCGTTCTGGTAATCGGGGGCCTGCTTCCTTCACTGTTGTTTGATATGGTTAACAGCGGGGTGGCACCGATTCTGGCGCACATCAATGACGCCCTGCAGATAGGGGGGAGATAA
- the nuoL gene encoding NADH-quinone oxidoreductase subunit L — MVEFALSHAWLVPLLPALAFTIIVFLTRPWPKLSSLVSIVAMLSSFVIATAVALGVFSNPQFIEKPLVYSLRWFGMEGFNVNVGVILDPTSTMMLFMVSLVASLIQIYSTGYMAGDPQYSVFFSYLSLFAASMLGLVISSNLLQMFIMWELVGLCSFLLIGFYTFKISAREAAKKAFITTRIGDFGLLLGLLFLQIKFGTLNLVELAERVPHFANYGVSLGLLTLIAILVFIGPIGKSGQFPLHVWLPDAMEGPTPVSALIHAATMVVAGVYLVGRTLFLFKEVPGAMEVVAFIGAFTALFAATIAITQREIKRILAYSTVSQLGYMMLALGVGSLSASMFHLWTHAFFKALMFLGAGSVLHALHDKADVWKMGGLIKKMPITGWTFVIGGLAIAGIPPFSGFWSKDEILSVTYQYAQHNPGLGYLLFFMATFTAFLTAFYIWRMIFLAFFGPEKEENHPHESPTNMTIPLLVLAVLAAFGGLIGTPWANLWGEWIHFGPVHHGEPALGLMGVSVVLALAGIGLAYRLYYQDTEKQTARSLAEKYNSLYKLSYNKFYVDELYQWFTRTVVDGSAKLIYLFDIKVVDGVVNGLANITKFFGIGFRYTETGKLQTYALVFFMAVVVIAVVMAFGAPISAGVLGGVK, encoded by the coding sequence ATGGTCGAATTTGCTTTATCTCATGCCTGGTTGGTGCCTTTGCTGCCCGCACTGGCCTTCACCATTATTGTGTTTCTAACCAGGCCCTGGCCTAAATTAAGCTCCCTGGTTTCCATAGTTGCCATGCTATCCTCCTTTGTTATAGCGACAGCGGTGGCCCTGGGGGTCTTTAGTAACCCGCAGTTTATTGAAAAGCCCCTGGTTTACTCCCTCAGATGGTTTGGCATGGAAGGATTTAATGTTAACGTAGGGGTCATACTTGATCCCACATCCACCATGATGCTGTTTATGGTATCGCTGGTGGCATCCTTGATTCAAATTTATTCCACCGGATATATGGCAGGAGACCCCCAGTACTCGGTCTTTTTTTCCTACCTTTCCTTATTTGCCGCCTCAATGTTGGGTCTGGTTATCTCCAGCAACTTATTGCAAATGTTTATTATGTGGGAATTGGTGGGATTGTGCTCCTTCCTGCTAATTGGTTTTTACACATTCAAAATCTCGGCCCGGGAAGCAGCTAAAAAGGCTTTTATTACTACCAGGATCGGTGACTTTGGCCTGCTGCTGGGCCTGCTGTTCCTGCAAATTAAATTTGGTACCCTTAACCTGGTGGAACTGGCCGAAAGGGTACCCCACTTTGCCAATTATGGTGTTTCATTAGGGTTGCTAACACTGATAGCCATACTGGTTTTCATTGGCCCCATTGGCAAATCGGGTCAATTTCCCCTGCACGTGTGGCTGCCTGATGCCATGGAGGGTCCCACCCCAGTATCAGCTTTAATTCACGCCGCTACCATGGTGGTGGCTGGGGTTTACCTGGTGGGACGCACCCTTTTCCTATTTAAAGAAGTCCCCGGTGCTATGGAAGTGGTGGCATTTATCGGTGCCTTTACCGCTCTGTTTGCTGCCACCATTGCCATTACCCAAAGAGAGATTAAACGGATTTTAGCTTACTCAACGGTATCCCAATTGGGTTATATGATGTTGGCCCTGGGAGTAGGCAGTCTGTCGGCCAGTATGTTTCATTTATGGACCCACGCCTTCTTTAAAGCCTTAATGTTCCTGGGGGCCGGTTCGGTGCTCCATGCCTTACACGATAAGGCAGATGTATGGAAAATGGGTGGCTTAATTAAAAAAATGCCCATCACCGGCTGGACCTTTGTTATTGGCGGCTTGGCCATTGCCGGTATCCCACCCTTTTCCGGTTTCTGGTCCAAGGACGAAATATTATCTGTAACCTATCAATATGCCCAGCATAACCCTGGCTTAGGTTACTTGTTATTCTTCATGGCTACCTTTACTGCCTTTCTGACTGCCTTTTATATCTGGCGGATGATTTTCTTGGCCTTCTTTGGTCCGGAAAAAGAAGAAAATCACCCGCACGAGTCACCCACCAATATGACTATACCCCTGCTGGTGCTGGCGGTACTGGCTGCCTTCGGCGGTTTAATTGGTACCCCCTGGGCCAACCTCTGGGGTGAATGGATTCATTTTGGACCGGTTCACCACGGGGAACCTGCCCTGGGGCTGATGGGAGTATCAGTGGTTCTGGCATTGGCCGGCATTGGGCTGGCTTACCGGTTGTATTACCAGGATACCGAAAAACAAACTGCCCGGTCTTTGGCTGAGAAGTATAACTCCCTGTATAAATTATCTTATAACAAGTTTTATGTTGATGAGCTGTATCAATGGTTTACCAGAACGGTGGTTGATGGTAGCGCCAAACTGATTTATCTCTTTGATATTAAAGTGGTGGATGGTGTTGTTAATGGTCTGGCTAACATTACCAAATTTTTCGGCATCGGTTTCCGTTATACTGAAACAGGTAAGTTGCAAACCTATGCCCTGGTCTTCTTTATGGCTGTTGTAGTAATCGCCGTGGTGATGGCCTTTGGCGCTCCCATTTCAGCCGGTGTCCTGGGAGGTGTTAAATAA
- the nuoK gene encoding NADH-quinone oxidoreductase subunit NuoK — MGTGLNPSYFVALSAALFVIGIYGALSKKNAIAVLISIELMLTAVNINLVAFNKFLTPETFIGQIFAIFVITVAAAEVGLGLAIVIAIYRLRGSVDLDDFDLMKW; from the coding sequence ATGGGGACAGGTCTTAACCCATCATATTTTGTGGCCTTAAGTGCAGCGCTGTTTGTCATTGGCATCTACGGGGCTTTATCCAAAAAAAATGCCATTGCGGTGCTGATTTCCATAGAGTTAATGCTTACGGCAGTCAATATTAACCTGGTGGCCTTTAATAAGTTTCTTACCCCGGAGACCTTCATCGGTCAAATCTTTGCTATTTTTGTTATTACCGTTGCCGCGGCGGAAGTTGGTTTAGGCTTAGCCATTGTCATCGCCATTTACCGTCTGCGGGGAAGTGTTGACTTGGACGATTTTGATTTGATGAAGTGGTAA
- a CDS encoding NADH-quinone oxidoreductase subunit J, protein MENIYSLIAFVLLSGVVLGSALLVVTLKNLVHSVLWLIVTFIGTAGVFLMLEADFVAAVQVLVYAGAVCIMVVFGVMLVQRNEMGNSNPFNYRFRIAAPVVGVLFIIIGLLTAKAQWVTSGAGVPKKTVQALAPILLGDFMIPFEVAAILLTVALTGALVLVKEVRAHGDRS, encoded by the coding sequence GTGGAAAATATTTATAGTCTAATTGCCTTTGTTCTGCTCAGTGGGGTAGTTTTAGGTTCTGCTTTGCTGGTGGTAACATTAAAAAACTTGGTGCATAGTGTTCTCTGGTTAATAGTCACCTTTATCGGCACGGCTGGAGTTTTTCTCATGTTAGAAGCCGATTTTGTGGCAGCGGTGCAGGTGTTGGTATATGCCGGAGCGGTTTGTATTATGGTAGTCTTTGGTGTGATGTTGGTACAGCGCAATGAGATGGGCAATTCCAACCCGTTTAATTACCGTTTCAGGATTGCCGCACCGGTGGTGGGGGTATTATTTATCATCATTGGACTGCTAACGGCCAAAGCCCAGTGGGTGACCAGCGGCGCTGGGGTGCCGAAAAAGACGGTGCAGGCGCTGGCGCCTATCCTGTTGGGGGACTTTATGATTCCCTTTGAAGTGGCTGCCATTTTGCTAACAGTGGCATTAACCGGTGCTCTGGTTTTGGTGAAGGAGGTTCGAGCTCATGGGGACAGGTCTTAA
- a CDS encoding NuoI/complex I 23 kDa subunit family protein produces MFGEGLLKGLKITLGWFFRKPVTVQYPEQRLPIPDRFFGRPEFDYDKCIACNQCVNACPNKVIKLTTETVDKKKVVTGYDFDQQYCMFCGMCQEACPKDAIRFTKDFELTKYHRPDIKIKFVQPEQVEKKIAEIKKAAAAKAEAEAAKEENPPSKEAS; encoded by the coding sequence ATGTTTGGCGAGGGTTTACTTAAAGGTTTAAAAATTACGCTGGGCTGGTTCTTTAGAAAGCCGGTAACAGTGCAGTATCCGGAGCAGCGGCTGCCGATTCCGGACCGGTTTTTTGGTCGACCGGAATTTGACTACGACAAATGTATTGCCTGTAATCAGTGCGTCAATGCCTGCCCCAATAAGGTTATTAAGTTAACCACTGAGACTGTGGACAAGAAAAAGGTGGTTACCGGGTATGATTTTGACCAGCAGTACTGTATGTTTTGTGGTATGTGCCAGGAGGCTTGTCCCAAGGATGCCATTCGTTTTACCAAGGATTTTGAATTGACTAAGTATCACCGGCCGGATATAAAAATTAAATTCGTCCAACCAGAACAGGTGGAGAAAAAAATTGCTGAGATTAAAAAGGCGGCTGCAGCTAAGGCTGAAGCCGAAGCGGCTAAAGAGGAAAATCCACCAAGTAAGGAGGCATCCTAG
- the nuoH gene encoding NADH-quinone oxidoreductase subunit NuoH gives MEQLFINIASGIRSGLASAGLPGGANDFILLFLKLGGILVYILVSALWLVYMERKVSAYMQCRVGPNRVGPCGLLQTTADIGKLISKEIIIPRCADKKLFLLGPILIFMPPLAVFAVAPFGKGMVALDLNIGVYYFLAVASLSTVIIWMSGWASNSKYSLIGGMRVVAQMVSYEMPLILSILGVIILAGTLNMSEIIEAQQKVWFIFLQPLGFLIYLIAGVAETNRTPFDLVEGESEIISGPFTEYSGMGFAMFFLAEYANVVLVSVMATTLFLGGWLAPFGLTFIPSWIWFLIKVYIMIFLFMWFRWTYPRIRVDQLMEFGWKVLVPLSIANIFLTGIGTYLYQVMGW, from the coding sequence GTGGAGCAACTGTTTATTAATATTGCCAGCGGGATCAGGTCCGGGCTGGCATCCGCTGGCCTACCCGGTGGGGCGAACGATTTTATCCTGTTGTTTTTAAAATTAGGCGGTATTTTGGTCTATATTCTGGTTAGTGCCCTGTGGTTAGTGTACATGGAGCGGAAAGTTTCGGCTTACATGCAGTGCCGTGTTGGTCCGAACCGGGTAGGGCCTTGTGGATTATTACAAACTACCGCTGATATCGGTAAATTAATCAGTAAAGAGATCATCATTCCCAGATGTGCTGATAAAAAACTTTTTCTCTTAGGACCGATATTGATTTTTATGCCACCCCTGGCGGTATTTGCTGTGGCCCCCTTTGGTAAGGGTATGGTGGCCTTGGACTTAAACATCGGAGTTTACTATTTCCTGGCTGTGGCTTCATTGTCCACCGTGATTATTTGGATGTCAGGTTGGGCCTCCAATAGTAAATATTCCCTGATTGGTGGCATGCGGGTGGTGGCCCAGATGGTCAGTTATGAAATGCCTTTAATACTTTCCATTTTGGGTGTTATCATCCTGGCCGGCACCCTTAATATGAGTGAAATTATTGAGGCTCAGCAAAAGGTTTGGTTTATCTTTTTACAGCCCCTTGGGTTCTTAATTTATTTAATAGCCGGTGTGGCGGAAACTAACCGCACTCCCTTTGACCTGGTAGAAGGGGAATCAGAAATTATCAGTGGTCCCTTCACCGAGTATAGTGGCATGGGCTTTGCCATGTTTTTCCTGGCTGAATATGCCAACGTGGTTCTGGTTTCGGTGATGGCCACTACACTGTTCCTTGGTGGCTGGCTGGCTCCCTTTGGTTTAACCTTTATTCCTTCATGGATTTGGTTCTTGATTAAGGTCTATATCATGATTTTCCTCTTCATGTGGTTCCGCTGGACTTATCCCCGGATTAGGGTTGATCAGCTGATGGAATTTGGCTGGAAGGTACTGGTACCGCTGTCTATAGCCAATATCTTTTTAACAGGTATCGGTACCTACCTGTATCAAGTAATGGGGTGGTGA